From Mustela nigripes isolate SB6536 chromosome 13, MUSNIG.SB6536, whole genome shotgun sequence, one genomic window encodes:
- the PRPF39 gene encoding pre-mRNA-processing factor 39 isoform X1, which produces MQNSHMDEYRNSSNGSTGNSSEVVVEQSADFSTEIMNVTEMEQSPDGSPNVNAAAEENEVTNAVDLPVTETEANFPPEYEKFWKTVESNPQDFTGWVYLLQYVEQENHLMAARKAFDKFFIHYPYCYGYWKKYADLEKRHDNIKQSDEVYRRGLQAIPLSVDLWIHYINFLKETLDPGDPETNSTIRGTFEHAVLAAGTDFRSDRLWEMYINWENEQGNLREVTAIYDRILGIPTQLYSHHFQRFKEHVQNNLPRDLLTGEQFIQLRRELASVNGHSGDDGPPGDDLPSGIEDITDPAKLITEIENMRHRIIEIHQEMFNYNEHEVSKRWTFEEGIKRPYFHVKPLEKAQLKNWKEYLEFEIENGTHERVVVLFERCVISCALYEEFWIKYAKYMENHSIEGVRHVFSRACTIHLPKKPMVHMLWAAFEEQQGNINEARNILRTFEECVLGLAMVRLRRVSLERRHGNMEEAEHLLQDAIKNARSNNESSFYAIKLARHLFKIQKNLPKSRKVLLEAIERDKENTKLYLNLLEMEYSGDLKQNEENILNCFDRAIHGSLPIKMRITFSQRKVEFLEDFGSDVNKLLNAYDEHQTLLKEQDSLKRKAENGSEEPEEKKVHTEDTTSSSTQMIDGDLQANQAAYNYSAWYQYNYQNPWNYGQYYPPPPT; this is translated from the exons ATGCAAAATTCTCACATGGATGAGTACAGAAATTCTAGTAATGGCAGCACAGGCAACAGTTCAGAGGTAGTGGTAGAACAGTCTGCTGATTTCAGTACTGAGATTATGAATGTGACGGAAATGGAACAGTCCCCTGATGGATCTCCTAATGTGAATGCAGctgcagaagaaaatgaagtaacaAATGCTGTGGACCTTCCAGTGACAGAAACAGAAGCAAATTTCCCTCCAGAGtatgaaaaattctggaaaactgtAGAAAGCAATCCTCAGGATTTTACAGGCTGGGTATATTTGCTTCAGTATGTAGAACAGGAG aaTCACTTGATGGCTGCCAGGAAAGCGTTTGACAAATTTTTCATACACTATCCATATTGCTATGGTTACTGGAAAAAGTATGCAGACCTTGAAAAGCGGCATGACAACATTAAACAATCAGATGAG gTGTATCGTCGGGGGCTTCAGGCAATACCTCTTAGTGTTGATCTATGGATACATTATATAAACTTCTTAAAAGAAACATTGGACCCTGGTGATCCTGAGACAAACAGTACAATAAGAGG AACTTTTGAGCACGCTGTTCTAGCTGCAGGAACAGATTTCCGGTCTGACAGACTGTGGGAAATGTATATAAACTGGGAAAATGAACAGGGTAACCTGAGAGAAGTTACAGCTATATATGATCGTATTCTTGGTATTCCAACACAGCTGTATAGTCACCATTTTCAGAG ATTTAAAGAACATGTACAGAATAACTTGCCTAGAGATCTGTTAACTGGCGAACAGTTTATTCAGCTGCGGAGGGAATTAGCTTCTGTAAATGGACATAGTGGTGATGATGGTCCTCCTGGTGATGATCTGCCGTCGGGAATTGAAGACATTACCGATCCAGCAAAG ctgattacagaaatagaaaacatgagaCATAGAATCATTGAAATTCATCAAGAAATGTTTAATTATAATGAGCATGAAGTTAGTAAAAGGTGGACATTTGAAGAAGGt ATTAAAAGACCTTATTTTCATGTGAAACCATTGGAAAAGGCACAActaaaaaactggaaagaatacttagaatttgaaattgaaaatggGACTCATGAACGAGTTGTGGTTCTCTTTGAAAGATGTGTCATATCATGTGCCCTCTATGAGGAGTTTTGGATTAAG TATGCCAAGTACATGGAAAATCATAGCATTGAAGGAGTGAGGCATGTCTTCAGCAGAGCTTGCACTATTCATCTCCCAAAGAAACCCATGGTGCATATGCTTTGGGCAGCTTTTGAGGAACAGCAGG GTAATATTAACGAAGCCAGGAATATCTTGAGAACATTTGAAGAATGTGTTCTAGGATTGGCAATGGTTCGTTTGAGAAGAGTAAGTTTAGAGCGACGGCATGGAAATATGGAAGAAGCTGAACATTTGCTTCAGGATGCCATTAAGAATGCCAGATCAAATAATGAATCATCGTTTTATGCTATCAAACTAGCTCGGcatcttttcaaaatacaaaaaaaccttccaaaatcAAGAAAGGTGCTTTTGGAAGCAATCGAAAGAGACAaa GAGAATACAAAGTTATACCTCAATTTACTTGAAATGGAATATAGTGGTGACctcaaacaaaatgaagaaaatatcctAAATTGTTTTGACAGAGCTATACATGGTTCATTACCTATTAAAATGAGAATTACATTTTCTCAGAGAAAAGTGGAATTTCTTGAAGATTTTGGTTCAGATGTTAATAA gCTTCTGAATGCTTATGATGAACATCAAACACTCCTAAAAGAACAggattctttaaaaaggaaagcagaaaatgg ATCAGAAgaaccagaggaaaagaaagttcACACAGAAGATACAACTTCATCATCTACACAGATGATTGATGGTGATTTACAGGCAAATCAAGCTGCATATAATTATAGTGCCTGGTATCAA tacaATTATCAGAATCCTTGGAATTATGGACAGTATTACCCTCCCCCTCCAACCTGA
- the PRPF39 gene encoding pre-mRNA-processing factor 39 isoform X2, producing the protein MQGLLRFEDQDSARGDQNIAMFYPTSTQMVYRRGLQAIPLSVDLWIHYINFLKETLDPGDPETNSTIRGTFEHAVLAAGTDFRSDRLWEMYINWENEQGNLREVTAIYDRILGIPTQLYSHHFQRFKEHVQNNLPRDLLTGEQFIQLRRELASVNGHSGDDGPPGDDLPSGIEDITDPAKLITEIENMRHRIIEIHQEMFNYNEHEVSKRWTFEEGIKRPYFHVKPLEKAQLKNWKEYLEFEIENGTHERVVVLFERCVISCALYEEFWIKYAKYMENHSIEGVRHVFSRACTIHLPKKPMVHMLWAAFEEQQGNINEARNILRTFEECVLGLAMVRLRRVSLERRHGNMEEAEHLLQDAIKNARSNNESSFYAIKLARHLFKIQKNLPKSRKVLLEAIERDKENTKLYLNLLEMEYSGDLKQNEENILNCFDRAIHGSLPIKMRITFSQRKVEFLEDFGSDVNKLLNAYDEHQTLLKEQDSLKRKAENGSEEPEEKKVHTEDTTSSSTQMIDGDLQANQAAYNYSAWYQYNYQNPWNYGQYYPPPPT; encoded by the exons ATGCAGGGACTGCTGCGCTTTGAAGATCAAGACTCTGCACGTGGGGATCAGAACATTGCCATGTTCTATCCAACCTCCACCCAAATG gTGTATCGTCGGGGGCTTCAGGCAATACCTCTTAGTGTTGATCTATGGATACATTATATAAACTTCTTAAAAGAAACATTGGACCCTGGTGATCCTGAGACAAACAGTACAATAAGAGG AACTTTTGAGCACGCTGTTCTAGCTGCAGGAACAGATTTCCGGTCTGACAGACTGTGGGAAATGTATATAAACTGGGAAAATGAACAGGGTAACCTGAGAGAAGTTACAGCTATATATGATCGTATTCTTGGTATTCCAACACAGCTGTATAGTCACCATTTTCAGAG ATTTAAAGAACATGTACAGAATAACTTGCCTAGAGATCTGTTAACTGGCGAACAGTTTATTCAGCTGCGGAGGGAATTAGCTTCTGTAAATGGACATAGTGGTGATGATGGTCCTCCTGGTGATGATCTGCCGTCGGGAATTGAAGACATTACCGATCCAGCAAAG ctgattacagaaatagaaaacatgagaCATAGAATCATTGAAATTCATCAAGAAATGTTTAATTATAATGAGCATGAAGTTAGTAAAAGGTGGACATTTGAAGAAGGt ATTAAAAGACCTTATTTTCATGTGAAACCATTGGAAAAGGCACAActaaaaaactggaaagaatacttagaatttgaaattgaaaatggGACTCATGAACGAGTTGTGGTTCTCTTTGAAAGATGTGTCATATCATGTGCCCTCTATGAGGAGTTTTGGATTAAG TATGCCAAGTACATGGAAAATCATAGCATTGAAGGAGTGAGGCATGTCTTCAGCAGAGCTTGCACTATTCATCTCCCAAAGAAACCCATGGTGCATATGCTTTGGGCAGCTTTTGAGGAACAGCAGG GTAATATTAACGAAGCCAGGAATATCTTGAGAACATTTGAAGAATGTGTTCTAGGATTGGCAATGGTTCGTTTGAGAAGAGTAAGTTTAGAGCGACGGCATGGAAATATGGAAGAAGCTGAACATTTGCTTCAGGATGCCATTAAGAATGCCAGATCAAATAATGAATCATCGTTTTATGCTATCAAACTAGCTCGGcatcttttcaaaatacaaaaaaaccttccaaaatcAAGAAAGGTGCTTTTGGAAGCAATCGAAAGAGACAaa GAGAATACAAAGTTATACCTCAATTTACTTGAAATGGAATATAGTGGTGACctcaaacaaaatgaagaaaatatcctAAATTGTTTTGACAGAGCTATACATGGTTCATTACCTATTAAAATGAGAATTACATTTTCTCAGAGAAAAGTGGAATTTCTTGAAGATTTTGGTTCAGATGTTAATAA gCTTCTGAATGCTTATGATGAACATCAAACACTCCTAAAAGAACAggattctttaaaaaggaaagcagaaaatgg ATCAGAAgaaccagaggaaaagaaagttcACACAGAAGATACAACTTCATCATCTACACAGATGATTGATGGTGATTTACAGGCAAATCAAGCTGCATATAATTATAGTGCCTGGTATCAA tacaATTATCAGAATCCTTGGAATTATGGACAGTATTACCCTCCCCCTCCAACCTGA